The bacterium DNA segment AGTAATAAAACTTTTTAGTTTTAAAGGTGATGTTGTATTAGACCCATTTAATGGTGTAGGTACTACTACTCTGGTTGCAAAACGACTTGAAAGAATATATGTTGGCATTGATATCTCTCAAGAATATTGCCAAAAAGCAGAAGAAAGATTAAAAGAAGAAAATCAAAAAATAAGTTTATTATAAAATGAATAAACTATTGTCTATAATAGAAGCTTATAAAGATTTAATAAAAGGTATTGAAGACAAAGCAAAAATATCAACAAATAGAGCATATGGTGGAATTATAAGAGCAGGTAAGGGTAAACTTGTTGAAAGTATAGGGAAAAATCTTATTGAAATAGCATGGGAAGAATTAAATATGCCATTAGAAAATTTAAAATTCTCAAATAAAAGAGTAAAAATACCAATAAACAAAAATTATTTAGAAAGGATTAAAAATATAGAAGTTAGAAAATTTATAGAGGAAAATATAGACAAATACTTTTATCCGCTTAAAGTAGATATTCAAGTTTATGTAAAAAATAAATTTAAAATTGCCATTGAATGCAAATCATATACAGAAAATGCCATGTTAAAAAGAATACTTGTAGATTTCACTTTATTGAAAAATTTATATCCAGACTTAAAATTTGTTTTATTACAACTTGAAAGTCAATTAGGAGGAGATTTTTCCTCTATGGTAGTTGCAAAATATGGAAGTCCATCAACTCATACAATACTTTCTTATTTTGATATCAATATACATATTATAACACTTCTGAAAGGTGAAAGAAAAGTTGATAAACCCATTCATAAAAGGGATTATTATAAACCTTTGCAAATCGACTCATTAAAAGAGGCAGTAGAAGTTTTTAAATTTTTATTATCATAAGTTTATTAAAAAATGAGGATAATTTTTCTTGATAGGGATGGAGTTATTTCAATTTTTACACCTGATGATTATATAAAGAAATGGGAGGAATTTGAGTTTATACCTGAAGGGATTGAGGGTTTAAGGATATTGAATGATGCTGGTTATAAAGTTATTATAATTTCAAATCAGGCAGGTGTTAATAAAGGACTTTTTACAGAAGATGACCTTAATGAAATTACGCAAAATATGATTGAGGAATTGAAAAAAAAGGGAATAGATAACATTTTAAAAGTTTATTATTGCATACATAAAAAAGAAGAAAATTGTGAATGTAGGAAACCAAAAACAGGACTTTTTAAAAAAGCAGAAAAAGAATTAGGTCAAATTGATTTCTCAAATACATTTTTTATAGGAGATACTGATATAGATGTAATTGCCGGGAAAAGTATAGGAACAAAGACGATATTAGTTCTAACAGGAAAG contains these protein-coding regions:
- a CDS encoding restriction endonuclease; translated protein: MNKLLSIIEAYKDLIKGIEDKAKISTNRAYGGIIRAGKGKLVESIGKNLIEIAWEELNMPLENLKFSNKRVKIPINKNYLERIKNIEVRKFIEENIDKYFYPLKVDIQVYVKNKFKIAIECKSYTENAMLKRILVDFTLLKNLYPDLKFVLLQLESQLGGDFSSMVVAKYGSPSTHTILSYFDINIHIITLLKGERKVDKPIHKRDYYKPLQIDSLKEAVEVFKFLLS
- a CDS encoding HAD family hydrolase; the encoded protein is MRIIFLDRDGVISIFTPDDYIKKWEEFEFIPEGIEGLRILNDAGYKVIIISNQAGVNKGLFTEDDLNEITQNMIEELKKKGIDNILKVYYCIHKKEENCECRKPKTGLFKKAEKELGQIDFSNTFFIGDTDIDVIAGKSIGTKTILVLTGKTKSKEETENWEIKPDYIFKNLKEAAEFIVKRGKNGKI